A genome region from Hoplias malabaricus isolate fHopMal1 chromosome 8, fHopMal1.hap1, whole genome shotgun sequence includes the following:
- the si:dkey-33c12.4 gene encoding RNA polymerase II-associated protein 3 isoform X3: protein MEKWWRQSTEEEYFRMLENMRIMQANETMVDLIRGRATSYDLLDALTFNSGMENYPTEFVEYVESSDDYDDDDDDDDDDDEDEEESGNKKNRYCGFNPNFLDRGVSKHLSPYSCIKPVKHISAEEAAKIAKELVDEEEKLKIKAEKKKQKKMRQRERRRLEKLEKENADKNKNKKNSVTIDNSESSEEEKEDNDNAADDIQELDMNSCFVTNAAAIAKRKLDQKPKSARKGKKAENQRKQKAEKESVAEAVKNDNEEVGSGETTNYFVTKSMELAVIGNSYAQTGNLDMAVKQFTEAIKHNPKEFKLFGNRSFCYEKMQQYEKALIDADIALSLNPTWIKGLYRKGKALVGLKRYYEACLIYKEVLKLDSSCTDAAQELMRVQIMQLMDMGFTREQSSNALIIHGTVEKALDALSGLQGKRAAAPEPSEVHVEEGWIQTERNQPPKVPLRTVLQNQHRATAVTIPPQELFPIWVGDLVPAISQSKVYELFNNIGPVHSVKVLLEKRCAFVNYTNKEDCEKAIKAMHGYAIAGTTLVVRYPDRIHSHLGASKTASTDMGKVSTKLPNECFFWRTTGCIKNNRCSYRHVPEHKGIDRPKAK, encoded by the exons ATGGAAAAATGGTGGAGACAGTCAACTGAAGAAG AATACTTCCGTATGCTTGAAAACATGCGTATCATGCAGGCTAAT GAGACTATGGTTGACCTAATACGTGGAAGAGCCACAAGTTATGATCTGTTAGATGCCTTGACTTTTAATAGTGGAATGG AAAACTACCCTACTGAGTTTGTAGAATATGTGGAATCAtctgatgattatgatgatgatgacgacgacgatgatgatgatgatgaggacgaGGAGGAATCTggcaacaaaaaaaatagataCTGTGGTTTTAATCCTAATTTTTTAGATAGAGGGGTTTCAAAACATCTGTCTCCATATTCCTGCATTAAACCAGTCAAACATATCTCTGCAGAG gaGGCTGCAAAAATTGCTAAAGAACTGGTAGATGAAGAGGAAAAACTTAAGAtaaaagcagagaaaaagaaacagaagaaaatg AGGCAGAGGGAGAGACGTCGGCTAGAAAaattagaaaaagaaaatgctgacaaaaataaaaacaaaaag AACTCTGTAACTATAGACAACAGTGAAAGTtctgaggaggagaaggaggataATGACAATGCTGCAGATGATATTCAG gagCTGGACATgaacagctgctttgtgacaaatgCTGCAGCCATCGCCAAACGCAAACTGGATCAGAAACCTAAATCTGCAAGAAAAGGCAAAAAAGCAGAAAACCAGAGGAAACAAAAAGCAGAAAAGGAAAGTGTAGCTGAAGCCGTAAAG AATGATAATGAAGAGGTGGGGTCTGGAGAGACAACAAATTACTTTGTTACAAAGAGCATGGAGCTAGCTG TGATCGGTAATTCATATGCTCAAACAGGCAATTTAGATATGGCTGTGAAGCAATTTACTGAGGCTATTAAACACAACCCTAAAGAGTTTAA GTTGTTTGGGAACCGTTCATTCTGTTATGAGAAAATGCAGCAGTATGAGAAGGCTTTAATAGATGCTGATATCGCTTTGTCTTTGAATCCAACTTGGATTAAAGGACTCTACAGAAAAGGAAAAGCATTAGTTGGACTTAAG AGGTATTATGAGGCTTGTTTAATTTATAAAGAAGTTCTCAAATTGGACAGCTCCTGTACTGATGCAGCACAAGAGCTGATGAGAGTACAGATAATGCAGTTAATG GATATGGGCTTCACTCGAGAGCAGAGTTCGAATGCTCTGATTATACATGGAACAGTTGAAAAAGCCTTAGATGCTCTATCTGGGCTGCAGG GTAAAAGAGCAGCTGCCCCTGAGCCTAGTGAAGTGCATGTTGAAGAGGGCTGGatacagacagaaagaaatcAGCCTCCTAAAGTTCCACTCAGAACAGTTCTCCAGAATCAGCATAGAGCCACTGCAGTCACAATTCCTCCTCA AGAGCTGTTTCCCATTTGGGTTGGGGATCTGGTGCCTGCCATATCACAATCAAAGGTCTACGAGCTTTTCAACAA cattggTCCTGTCCATAGTGTAAAAGTACTTCTGGAAAAACGTTGTGCTTTTGTCAACTACACCAACAAAGAGGACTGTGAGAAAGCCATCAAAGCTATGCAT ggTTATGCTATTGCAGGGACTACTCTTGTGGTGCGTTACCCTGATAGAATCCACTCACATCTTGGTGCATCGAAAACTGCATCAACAGACATGGGGAAGGTTAG CACTAAACTGCCCAATGAATGTTTCTTCTGGAGGACAACAGGCTGCATAAAGAATAACCGCTGCTCTTACAGACATGTTCCAGAACACAAGGGCATTGATAGACCAAAAGCTAAATAA
- the si:dkey-33c12.4 gene encoding tetratricopeptide repeat protein 31 isoform X4, with the protein MEKWWRQSTEEEYFRMLENMRIMQANETMVDLIRGRATSYDLLDALTFNSGMENYPTEFVEYVESSDDYDDDDDDDDDDDEDEEESGNKKNRYCGFNPNFLDRGVSKHLSPYSCIKPVKHISAEEAAKIAKELVDEEEKLKIKAEKKKQKKMRQRERRRLEKLEKENADKNKNKKVVQSTDKSKASDKENENTIKSNKNSCVPPDPGPQNSVTIDNSESSEEEKEDNDNAADDIQELDMNSCFVTNAAAIAKRKLDQKPKSARKGKKAENQRKQKAEKESVAEAVKNDNEEVGSGETTNYFVTKSMELAVIGNSYAQTGNLDMAVKQFTEAIKHNPKEFKLFGNRSFCYEKMQQYEKALIDADIALSLNPTWIKGLYRKGKALVGLKRYYEACLIYKEVLKLDSSCTDAAQELMRVQIMQLMDMGFTREQSSNALIIHGTVEKALDALSGLQGKRAAAPEPSEVHVEEGWIQTERNQPPKVPLRTVLQNQHRATAVTIPPQELFPIWVGDLVPAISQSKVYELFNNIGPVHSVKVLLEKRCAFVNYTNKEDCEKAIKAMHYNKK; encoded by the exons ATGGAAAAATGGTGGAGACAGTCAACTGAAGAAG AATACTTCCGTATGCTTGAAAACATGCGTATCATGCAGGCTAAT GAGACTATGGTTGACCTAATACGTGGAAGAGCCACAAGTTATGATCTGTTAGATGCCTTGACTTTTAATAGTGGAATGG AAAACTACCCTACTGAGTTTGTAGAATATGTGGAATCAtctgatgattatgatgatgatgacgacgacgatgatgatgatgatgaggacgaGGAGGAATCTggcaacaaaaaaaatagataCTGTGGTTTTAATCCTAATTTTTTAGATAGAGGGGTTTCAAAACATCTGTCTCCATATTCCTGCATTAAACCAGTCAAACATATCTCTGCAGAG gaGGCTGCAAAAATTGCTAAAGAACTGGTAGATGAAGAGGAAAAACTTAAGAtaaaagcagagaaaaagaaacagaagaaaatg AGGCAGAGGGAGAGACGTCGGCTAGAAAaattagaaaaagaaaatgctgacaaaaataaaaacaaaaag GTGGTTCAAAGTACTGATAAATCTAAAGCTTCAGATAAAGAGAATGAAAACACGATTAAGAGTAATAAAAATTCATGTGTACCTCCTGACCCTGGCCCACAGAACTCTGTAACTATAGACAACAGTGAAAGTtctgaggaggagaaggaggataATGACAATGCTGCAGATGATATTCAG gagCTGGACATgaacagctgctttgtgacaaatgCTGCAGCCATCGCCAAACGCAAACTGGATCAGAAACCTAAATCTGCAAGAAAAGGCAAAAAAGCAGAAAACCAGAGGAAACAAAAAGCAGAAAAGGAAAGTGTAGCTGAAGCCGTAAAG AATGATAATGAAGAGGTGGGGTCTGGAGAGACAACAAATTACTTTGTTACAAAGAGCATGGAGCTAGCTG TGATCGGTAATTCATATGCTCAAACAGGCAATTTAGATATGGCTGTGAAGCAATTTACTGAGGCTATTAAACACAACCCTAAAGAGTTTAA GTTGTTTGGGAACCGTTCATTCTGTTATGAGAAAATGCAGCAGTATGAGAAGGCTTTAATAGATGCTGATATCGCTTTGTCTTTGAATCCAACTTGGATTAAAGGACTCTACAGAAAAGGAAAAGCATTAGTTGGACTTAAG AGGTATTATGAGGCTTGTTTAATTTATAAAGAAGTTCTCAAATTGGACAGCTCCTGTACTGATGCAGCACAAGAGCTGATGAGAGTACAGATAATGCAGTTAATG GATATGGGCTTCACTCGAGAGCAGAGTTCGAATGCTCTGATTATACATGGAACAGTTGAAAAAGCCTTAGATGCTCTATCTGGGCTGCAGG GTAAAAGAGCAGCTGCCCCTGAGCCTAGTGAAGTGCATGTTGAAGAGGGCTGGatacagacagaaagaaatcAGCCTCCTAAAGTTCCACTCAGAACAGTTCTCCAGAATCAGCATAGAGCCACTGCAGTCACAATTCCTCCTCA AGAGCTGTTTCCCATTTGGGTTGGGGATCTGGTGCCTGCCATATCACAATCAAAGGTCTACGAGCTTTTCAACAA cattggTCCTGTCCATAGTGTAAAAGTACTTCTGGAAAAACGTTGTGCTTTTGTCAACTACACCAACAAAGAGGACTGTGAGAAAGCCATCAAAGCTATGCAT TACAACAAAAAGTAG
- the si:dkey-33c12.4 gene encoding RNA polymerase II-associated protein 3 isoform X1: MEKWWRQSTEEEYFRMLENMRIMQANETMVDLIRGRATSYDLLDALTFNSGMENYPTEFVEYVESSDDYDDDDDDDDDDDEDEEESGNKKNRYCGFNPNFLDRGVSKHLSPYSCIKPVKHISAEEAAKIAKELVDEEEKLKIKAEKKKQKKMRQRERRRLEKLEKENADKNKNKKVVQSTDKSKASDKENENTIKSNKNSCVPPDPGPQNSVTIDNSESSEEEKEDNDNAADDIQELDMNSCFVTNAAAIAKRKLDQKPKSARKGKKAENQRKQKAEKESVAEAVKNDNEEVGSGETTNYFVTKSMELAVIGNSYAQTGNLDMAVKQFTEAIKHNPKEFKLFGNRSFCYEKMQQYEKALIDADIALSLNPTWIKGLYRKGKALVGLKRYYEACLIYKEVLKLDSSCTDAAQELMRVQIMQLMDMGFTREQSSNALIIHGTVEKALDALSGLQGKRAAAPEPSEVHVEEGWIQTERNQPPKVPLRTVLQNQHRATAVTIPPQELFPIWVGDLVPAISQSKVYELFNNIGPVHSVKVLLEKRCAFVNYTNKEDCEKAIKAMHGYAIAGTTLVVRYPDRIHSHLGASKTASTDMGKVSTKLPNECFFWRTTGCIKNNRCSYRHVPEHKGIDRPKAK; encoded by the exons ATGGAAAAATGGTGGAGACAGTCAACTGAAGAAG AATACTTCCGTATGCTTGAAAACATGCGTATCATGCAGGCTAAT GAGACTATGGTTGACCTAATACGTGGAAGAGCCACAAGTTATGATCTGTTAGATGCCTTGACTTTTAATAGTGGAATGG AAAACTACCCTACTGAGTTTGTAGAATATGTGGAATCAtctgatgattatgatgatgatgacgacgacgatgatgatgatgatgaggacgaGGAGGAATCTggcaacaaaaaaaatagataCTGTGGTTTTAATCCTAATTTTTTAGATAGAGGGGTTTCAAAACATCTGTCTCCATATTCCTGCATTAAACCAGTCAAACATATCTCTGCAGAG gaGGCTGCAAAAATTGCTAAAGAACTGGTAGATGAAGAGGAAAAACTTAAGAtaaaagcagagaaaaagaaacagaagaaaatg AGGCAGAGGGAGAGACGTCGGCTAGAAAaattagaaaaagaaaatgctgacaaaaataaaaacaaaaag GTGGTTCAAAGTACTGATAAATCTAAAGCTTCAGATAAAGAGAATGAAAACACGATTAAGAGTAATAAAAATTCATGTGTACCTCCTGACCCTGGCCCACAGAACTCTGTAACTATAGACAACAGTGAAAGTtctgaggaggagaaggaggataATGACAATGCTGCAGATGATATTCAG gagCTGGACATgaacagctgctttgtgacaaatgCTGCAGCCATCGCCAAACGCAAACTGGATCAGAAACCTAAATCTGCAAGAAAAGGCAAAAAAGCAGAAAACCAGAGGAAACAAAAAGCAGAAAAGGAAAGTGTAGCTGAAGCCGTAAAG AATGATAATGAAGAGGTGGGGTCTGGAGAGACAACAAATTACTTTGTTACAAAGAGCATGGAGCTAGCTG TGATCGGTAATTCATATGCTCAAACAGGCAATTTAGATATGGCTGTGAAGCAATTTACTGAGGCTATTAAACACAACCCTAAAGAGTTTAA GTTGTTTGGGAACCGTTCATTCTGTTATGAGAAAATGCAGCAGTATGAGAAGGCTTTAATAGATGCTGATATCGCTTTGTCTTTGAATCCAACTTGGATTAAAGGACTCTACAGAAAAGGAAAAGCATTAGTTGGACTTAAG AGGTATTATGAGGCTTGTTTAATTTATAAAGAAGTTCTCAAATTGGACAGCTCCTGTACTGATGCAGCACAAGAGCTGATGAGAGTACAGATAATGCAGTTAATG GATATGGGCTTCACTCGAGAGCAGAGTTCGAATGCTCTGATTATACATGGAACAGTTGAAAAAGCCTTAGATGCTCTATCTGGGCTGCAGG GTAAAAGAGCAGCTGCCCCTGAGCCTAGTGAAGTGCATGTTGAAGAGGGCTGGatacagacagaaagaaatcAGCCTCCTAAAGTTCCACTCAGAACAGTTCTCCAGAATCAGCATAGAGCCACTGCAGTCACAATTCCTCCTCA AGAGCTGTTTCCCATTTGGGTTGGGGATCTGGTGCCTGCCATATCACAATCAAAGGTCTACGAGCTTTTCAACAA cattggTCCTGTCCATAGTGTAAAAGTACTTCTGGAAAAACGTTGTGCTTTTGTCAACTACACCAACAAAGAGGACTGTGAGAAAGCCATCAAAGCTATGCAT ggTTATGCTATTGCAGGGACTACTCTTGTGGTGCGTTACCCTGATAGAATCCACTCACATCTTGGTGCATCGAAAACTGCATCAACAGACATGGGGAAGGTTAG CACTAAACTGCCCAATGAATGTTTCTTCTGGAGGACAACAGGCTGCATAAAGAATAACCGCTGCTCTTACAGACATGTTCCAGAACACAAGGGCATTGATAGACCAAAAGCTAAATAA
- the si:dkey-33c12.4 gene encoding RNA polymerase II-associated protein 3 isoform X2, with protein sequence MSERDGFGKEYFRMLENMRIMQANETMVDLIRGRATSYDLLDALTFNSGMENYPTEFVEYVESSDDYDDDDDDDDDDDEDEEESGNKKNRYCGFNPNFLDRGVSKHLSPYSCIKPVKHISAEEAAKIAKELVDEEEKLKIKAEKKKQKKMRQRERRRLEKLEKENADKNKNKKVVQSTDKSKASDKENENTIKSNKNSCVPPDPGPQNSVTIDNSESSEEEKEDNDNAADDIQELDMNSCFVTNAAAIAKRKLDQKPKSARKGKKAENQRKQKAEKESVAEAVKNDNEEVGSGETTNYFVTKSMELAVIGNSYAQTGNLDMAVKQFTEAIKHNPKEFKLFGNRSFCYEKMQQYEKALIDADIALSLNPTWIKGLYRKGKALVGLKRYYEACLIYKEVLKLDSSCTDAAQELMRVQIMQLMDMGFTREQSSNALIIHGTVEKALDALSGLQGKRAAAPEPSEVHVEEGWIQTERNQPPKVPLRTVLQNQHRATAVTIPPQELFPIWVGDLVPAISQSKVYELFNNIGPVHSVKVLLEKRCAFVNYTNKEDCEKAIKAMHGYAIAGTTLVVRYPDRIHSHLGASKTASTDMGKVSTKLPNECFFWRTTGCIKNNRCSYRHVPEHKGIDRPKAK encoded by the exons ATGTCTGAAAGGGACGGCTTTGGAAAGG AATACTTCCGTATGCTTGAAAACATGCGTATCATGCAGGCTAAT GAGACTATGGTTGACCTAATACGTGGAAGAGCCACAAGTTATGATCTGTTAGATGCCTTGACTTTTAATAGTGGAATGG AAAACTACCCTACTGAGTTTGTAGAATATGTGGAATCAtctgatgattatgatgatgatgacgacgacgatgatgatgatgatgaggacgaGGAGGAATCTggcaacaaaaaaaatagataCTGTGGTTTTAATCCTAATTTTTTAGATAGAGGGGTTTCAAAACATCTGTCTCCATATTCCTGCATTAAACCAGTCAAACATATCTCTGCAGAG gaGGCTGCAAAAATTGCTAAAGAACTGGTAGATGAAGAGGAAAAACTTAAGAtaaaagcagagaaaaagaaacagaagaaaatg AGGCAGAGGGAGAGACGTCGGCTAGAAAaattagaaaaagaaaatgctgacaaaaataaaaacaaaaag GTGGTTCAAAGTACTGATAAATCTAAAGCTTCAGATAAAGAGAATGAAAACACGATTAAGAGTAATAAAAATTCATGTGTACCTCCTGACCCTGGCCCACAGAACTCTGTAACTATAGACAACAGTGAAAGTtctgaggaggagaaggaggataATGACAATGCTGCAGATGATATTCAG gagCTGGACATgaacagctgctttgtgacaaatgCTGCAGCCATCGCCAAACGCAAACTGGATCAGAAACCTAAATCTGCAAGAAAAGGCAAAAAAGCAGAAAACCAGAGGAAACAAAAAGCAGAAAAGGAAAGTGTAGCTGAAGCCGTAAAG AATGATAATGAAGAGGTGGGGTCTGGAGAGACAACAAATTACTTTGTTACAAAGAGCATGGAGCTAGCTG TGATCGGTAATTCATATGCTCAAACAGGCAATTTAGATATGGCTGTGAAGCAATTTACTGAGGCTATTAAACACAACCCTAAAGAGTTTAA GTTGTTTGGGAACCGTTCATTCTGTTATGAGAAAATGCAGCAGTATGAGAAGGCTTTAATAGATGCTGATATCGCTTTGTCTTTGAATCCAACTTGGATTAAAGGACTCTACAGAAAAGGAAAAGCATTAGTTGGACTTAAG AGGTATTATGAGGCTTGTTTAATTTATAAAGAAGTTCTCAAATTGGACAGCTCCTGTACTGATGCAGCACAAGAGCTGATGAGAGTACAGATAATGCAGTTAATG GATATGGGCTTCACTCGAGAGCAGAGTTCGAATGCTCTGATTATACATGGAACAGTTGAAAAAGCCTTAGATGCTCTATCTGGGCTGCAGG GTAAAAGAGCAGCTGCCCCTGAGCCTAGTGAAGTGCATGTTGAAGAGGGCTGGatacagacagaaagaaatcAGCCTCCTAAAGTTCCACTCAGAACAGTTCTCCAGAATCAGCATAGAGCCACTGCAGTCACAATTCCTCCTCA AGAGCTGTTTCCCATTTGGGTTGGGGATCTGGTGCCTGCCATATCACAATCAAAGGTCTACGAGCTTTTCAACAA cattggTCCTGTCCATAGTGTAAAAGTACTTCTGGAAAAACGTTGTGCTTTTGTCAACTACACCAACAAAGAGGACTGTGAGAAAGCCATCAAAGCTATGCAT ggTTATGCTATTGCAGGGACTACTCTTGTGGTGCGTTACCCTGATAGAATCCACTCACATCTTGGTGCATCGAAAACTGCATCAACAGACATGGGGAAGGTTAG CACTAAACTGCCCAATGAATGTTTCTTCTGGAGGACAACAGGCTGCATAAAGAATAACCGCTGCTCTTACAGACATGTTCCAGAACACAAGGGCATTGATAGACCAAAAGCTAAATAA
- the neff2 gene encoding vimentin: MSYTPFISSSSSSVLFRRWDDHSSAYCYSRTPLSSPFSRRLLKSEPLGSWEKNDTAVVCSELLGLRSQEKEQLVGLNNRFASYIEKVRCLEQQNKTLLLQLEALRRAQAQPSRLQQLYRQEVRGLQEKLRQEAQDKTRIEEQRDELQEAQMRLQECWEQEARRREEAEEELRCAREEADRAVLWSHDAEIGVASLEQELAFLKKVFAEEQEELRAQLQVTSLSLSDKLDVSRPDLSAALREIRVQYESLAKHNRQAAEVWCQGKVASVAQAASKQEEAVRLVREETAEYRRLLLSCSAEVETLKNAIHSLNEQLRELEDTQSKEVAKYQGRISDLEKEIAQAKEEMSRYLKEYQDLLNVKMALDIEIAAYKKLLEGEEVRLTHYALAALA; the protein is encoded by the exons atgagcTACACTCCTttcatctcctcctcctcctcttccgtCCTGTTTCGGCGCTGGGATGACCACTCCAGTGCCTACTGCTACTCCCGGACTCCCCTCTCCTCCCCTTTCTCTCGGCGGCTGCTGAAGTCTGAGCCGTTAGGAAGCTGGGAGAAGAATGACACGGCTGTGGTGTGCTCTGAGCTGCTGGGGCTGAGATCTCAGGAGAAGGAGCAGTTAGTGGGGCTGAACAATCGCTTCGCCTCCTATATCGAGAAGGTGCGGTGCCTGGAGCAGCAGAACAAGACCCTGCTGTTGCAGCTGGAAGCTCTGCGGCGAGCGCAGGCTCAGCCATCTCGTCTACAGCAGCTCTATCGGCAGGAGGTGAGAGGTCTCCAGGAGAAGCTCCGGCAAGAGGCCCAGGATAAGACACGCATAGAGGAGCAGAGAGATGAGCTGCAGGAGGCGCAAATGCGGCTGCAGGAGTGCTGGGAGCAGGAGGCGAGGAGACGTGAGGAGGCTGAGGAGGAGTTGCGCTGTGCCAGGGAAGAGGCAGATAGAGCAGTGTTGTGGAGTCATGATGCTGAGATCGGGGTGGCCTCTCTAGAGCAGGAGCTGGCCTTCCTAAAGAAGGTGTTCGCTGAGGAACAAGAGGAGTTGCGGGCACAGCTGCAGGTTACCAGCCTGAGCCTCAGCGATAAGCTGGACGTAAGCAGACCAGACCTTTCAGCCGCCCTGAGGGAGATCCGTGTGCAGTACGAGAGCCTGGCCAAGCACAACAGGCAAGCAGCTGAGGTGTGGTGTCAGGGGAAGGTGGCCAGCGTGGCACAGGCTGCCAGCAAGCAAGAGGAGGCAGTGCGCTTGGTGCGGGAGGAAACAGCAGAATACCGCCGGCTACTCCTGTCCTGCTCTGCTGAAGTGGAGACGCTGAAGAATGCCATCCACTCACTTAATGAACAACTGAGAGAGCTGGAGGATACGCAGAGCAAAGAGGTGGCCAAGTATCAG GGGAGAATAAGTGACCTAGAGAAAGAGATTGCTCAGGCCAAAGAAGAGATGTCACGTTATCTGAAGGAATACCAAGACCTGCTGAATGTAAAGATGGCTCTGGACATTGAAATTGCAGCCTACAA GAAACTGCTGGAGGGGGAAGAGGTTCGGCTGACGCATTACGCCCTTGCAGCTTTGGCTTAA
- the mrps26 gene encoding 28S ribosomal protein S26, mitochondrial yields the protein MFPAVVGGRASILRLLSPRTAVLVETVRGRKSRNDPKAKSKSGRIKTPPPVDPVEMVVLKERFTEYKLIMRALRMEFKEEMLRKRYEEETGSLAEERAKQESEEHRSLMAWNDAENHRLSKIRELRVQKETEAAEQRKKEAAVLHQQELENYIKEKEKEIMQLQEEVKNFITLENLDQKIEEALDNPKNYNFAVDKEGRKVKQTVLQ from the exons ATGTTTCCTGCAGTGGTCGGTGGTCGTGCTTCTATCCTCCGGCTGTTGTCTCCTCGTACCGCGGTCCTTGTAGAGACTGTCCGCGGCAGAAAATCTCGAAATGACCCGAAAGCCAAGTCCAAATCCGGGCGGATAAAGACGCCTCCTCCGGTGGACCCTGTGGAGATGGTAGTGCTGAAAGAACGCTTCACCGAATACAAACTCATCATGAGAGCCCTCAG GATGGAGTTCAAAGAGGAGATGTTGCGAAAGCGGTATGAGGAAGAGACCGGTTCATTGGCAGAGGAGAGAGCAAAGCAGGAGTCTGAAGAACACAGATCATTAATGGCCTGGAATGATGCTGAGAACCACAGGCTGAGTAAAATACG TGAGCTACGTGTGCAGAAGGAGACAGAAGCTGCTgaacagaggaagaaagaaGCAGCAGTTTTGCATCAACAAGAGCTGGAGAactatataaaagaaaaagagaaagagatcaTGCAATTACAG GAAGAGGTAAAGAACTTTATAACACTGGAAAATTTGGATCAGAAGATTGAGGAAGCGCTGGACAACCCAAAGAACTACAACTTTGCTGTTGATAAAGAGGGAAGGAAGGTCAAACAGACTGTTCTACAATAA
- the LOC136705139 gene encoding serine protease HTRA2, mitochondrial-like, with amino-acid sequence MLPTRVKGVTLTLRTVSALLREAETQRRRGAFRLARCVSHSSSGKQTGGNSLDCGSVESGDGGESSGNSRTRSLFLGALSACLGLSGAALTFHYFKHEEKDQDAHQSFSPPRNFRLFSALPAVHCAAPYKPDTPRYKYNFIADVVEKSTPAVVYIEIVGRHIFSGRDIPVSNGSGFIISSDGLIVTNAHVVANKRDVRVKLTNGETYNATVQAVDQAADIATIKIHSKHPLPTLRLGKSSGVRQGEFVVAMGSPFALRNTITSGIVSSTQRGSKELGLSNPNMDYIQTDAAIDFGNSGGPLINLDGEVIGINTMKVTAGISFAIPSDRVQLFLDQAADKKKSWFSETETKRRYIGVMMLTLTPSIIAELKMRDSSFPDVTHGILIHRIITGSPAHRAGMKPGDIVLEVNGAKVNTSEEIYNAVRTCDSIKMVVRRGQDLLLLHMVPEFTE; translated from the exons ATGCTCCCAACCCGAGTGAAAGGAGTAACGTTAACACTGCGTACAGTCTCGGCGTTACTGCGAGAGGCAGAGACTCAGAGGCGGCGCGGTGCTTTCAGACTAGCCCGGtgtgtgtcacacagctcttcaGGAAAACAAACGGGAGGAAACAGTCTCGACTGCGGCTCCGTGGAGTCCGGGGATGGCGGGGAGAGTAGTGGAAACAGCAGGACTCGAAGTCTGTTTCTCGGGGCTTTATCTGCGTGTCTGGGACTGAGCGGAGCAGCATTAACcttccattattttaaacatgaggAGAAAGATCAAGACGCCCATCAGAGCTTCTCTCCCCCAAGAAACTTTCGGCTATTTTCCGCCCTCCCCGCGGTTCACTGCGCGGCCCCGTACAAACCCGACACTCCGCGGTACAAGTACAACTTCATCGCGGACGTGGTGGAGAAGTCCACTCCCGCCGTGGTCTACATTGAGATCGTAGGACG GCATATTTTCTCTGGACGAGATATTCCTGTCTCTAATGGATCTGGCTTCATCATCAGTAGCGATGGCCTTATAGTGACCAATGCACACGTAGTAGCCAACAAGCGAGATGTCCGTGTGAAACTCACCAACGGAGAAACCTACAATGCAACTGTGCAGGCTGTGGACCAGGCTGCAGACATTGCAACTATTAAGATCCATTCTAAG CATCCTTTGCCAACTTTGCGTCTTGGAAAATCATCTGGGGTACGTCAAGGGGAGTTTGTGGTTGCCATGGGGAGCCCCTTCGCTTTACGGAACACTATCACATCTGGAATAGTCAGCTCCACTCAGAGAGGAAGCAAAGAACTGGGTCTGTCCAACCCCAACATGGACTACATACAGACTGATGCTGCTATAGAT TTTGGCAACTCTGGTGGGCCTCTTATTAACTTG GATGGAGAGGTCATTGGCATTAATACCATGAAGGTCACTGCTGGGATCTCCTTTGCCATTCCTTCTGACAGAGTGCAGTTGTTCCTTGACCAGGCAGCAGATAAAAAGA AGTCCTGGTTCAGTGAAACAGAGACTAAACGGCGCTACATCGGAGTAATGATGTTAACTCTCACACCCAG TATAATCGCTGAACTGAAGATGCGTGACTCCTCGTTCCCTGATGTGACTCATGGCATTCTCATCCATCGCATCATCACCGGCTCTCCAGCACATAG AGCCGGCATGAAGCCTGGAGACATTGTGTTGGAGGTGAATGGGGCGAAAGTGAACACATCAGAAGAGATTTACAATGCTGTGCGAACATGTGACAGCATCAAGATGGTGGTCCGCAGAGGACAAGACCTTCTTCTGCTGCATATGGTTCCTGAGTTTAcagaataa